A genome region from Neisseria meningitidis includes the following:
- the hflX gene encoding GTPase HflX — protein sequence MTGRTGRNGSTQAQPERVMLVGVMLDKDGTGSSATRLNGFQTALAEAVELVKAAGGDSVRVETAKRDRPHTALFVGTGKAAELSEAVAADGIDLVVFNHELTPTQERNLEKILQCRVLDRVGLILAIFARRARTQEGRLQVELAQLSHLAGRLIRGYGHLQSQRGGIGMKGPGETKLETDRRLIAHRINALKKQLANLKKQRALRRKSRESGTIKTFALVGYTNVGKSSLFNRLTKSGIYAKDQLFATLDTTARRLYISPECSIILTDTVGFVSDLPHKLISAFSATLEETAQADVLLHVVDAAAPNSGQQIEDVENVLQEIHAGDIPCIKVHNKTDLLPSEEQNTGIWRDAAGKIAAVRISVAENTGIDALREAIAESCAAAPNTDETEMP from the coding sequence ATGACAGGCAGAACAGGCCGCAACGGCAGTACCCAAGCGCAACCCGAACGCGTCATGCTGGTGGGCGTAATGTTGGACAAAGATGGCACGGGCAGCAGTGCCACCCGTCTGAACGGTTTTCAGACGGCATTGGCGGAAGCTGTCGAGCTGGTCAAAGCGGCGGGCGGCGATTCCGTGCGCGTGGAGACTGCCAAACGCGACCGTCCGCACACCGCGCTGTTTGTCGGCACGGGCAAGGCGGCGGAGCTGTCAGAAGCAGTTGCCGCAGACGGCATCGATTTGGTCGTATTCAACCACGAACTTACGCCCACGCAGGAACGCAATTTGGAAAAAATCCTCCAATGCCGCGTATTGGACAGAGTGGGGCTGATTCTGGCGATTTTCGCCCGCCGCGCCCGCACGCAGGAAGGCAGGCTGCAAGTCGAGTTGGCACAATTGAGCCATTTGGCGGGACGCTTGATACGCGGTTACGGCCATCTGCAGAGCCAGCGCGGCGGTATCGGCATGAAAGGCCCCGGCGAAACCAAACTGGAAACCGACCGCCGATTGATCGCCCATCGGATCAATGCCTTGAAAAAACAGCTTGCCAACCTCAAAAAACAGCGCGCCCTGCGCCGCAAGTCCCGCGAATCGGGCACAATCAAAACGTTTGCGCTGGTCGGCTATACCAATGTCGGCAAATCCAGCCTGTTCAACCGGCTGACCAAGTCGGGCATATATGCGAAAGACCAGCTTTTCGCCACACTCGACACGACGGCGCGGCGGCTGTACATCAGTCCCGAATGCAGCATTATCCTGACCGATACCGTCGGATTCGTCAGCGATCTGCCGCACAAACTGATTTCCGCCTTTTCCGCCACGCTGGAAGAAACCGCGCAAGCCGATGTGCTGCTGCACGTCGTCGATGCCGCCGCTCCGAACAGCGGACAGCAGATTGAAGACGTGGAAAACGTACTGCAAGAAATCCATGCCGGCGATATTCCGTGCATCAAGGTGCACAACAAAACCGACCTGCTGCCGTCTGAAGAACAAAACACGGGCATATGGCGCGACGCTGCGGGAAAAATTGCCGCCGTCCGCATTTCCGTTGCTGAAAATACCGGTATAGACGCACTGCGCGAAGCCATTGCCGAGTCTTGTGCCGCCGCACCAAACACAGACGAAACCGAAATGCCATGA
- a CDS encoding heavy metal translocating P-type ATPase, giving the protein MKKTCFHCGLDVPEHLHLTVRYENEDRETCCAGCQAVAQSIIDAGLGSYYKQRTADAQKTELPPQEILDQIRLYDLPEVQSDFVETHGGTREAVLMLGGITCAACVWLIEQQLLRTDGIVRIDLNYSTHRCRVVWDDGKIRLSDILLKIRQIGYTAAPYDAQKIEAANQKERKQYIVRLAVAGLGMMQTMMFALPTYLYGSDIEPDFLQILHWGGFLMVLPVVFYCAVPFYQGALRDLKNRRVGMDTPITVAIIMTFIAGVYSLATNAGQGMYFESIAMLLFFLLGGRFMEHIARRKAGDAAERLVKLIPAFCHHMPDYPDTQETCEAAVVKLKAGDIVLVKPGETIPVDGTVLEGSSAVNESMLTGESLPVAKMPSEKVTAGTLNTQSPLIIRTDRTGGGTRLSHIVRLLDRALAQKPRTAELAEQYASSFIFGELLLAVPVFIGWTLYADAHTALWITVALLVITCPCALSLATPTALAASTGTLAREGILIGGKQTLETLAQTTDIIFDKTGTLTQGNPAVRRISLLRGTDEAFVLAVAQALEQQSEHPLARAILKHRVSDGSVPDIAIKQRLNRIGEGVGAQLTVNGETQVWALGRASYVAEISGKEPQTEGGGSAVYLGSQSGFQAVFYLTDPLKDSAAEAVWQLAGKNLTLHILSGDRETAVAETARALGITHYRAQAMPEDKLEYVKALQKEGKKVLMIGDGINDAPVLAQADVSAAAAGGTDIARDGADIVLLNEDLRTVAHLLDQARRTRQIIRQNLIWAGAYNIIAVPLAVLGYVQPWIAALGMSFSSLAVLGNALRLHKRGKMPSEKMPSEQ; this is encoded by the coding sequence ATGAAAAAAACCTGTTTCCACTGCGGTCTGGATGTTCCCGAACACCTCCACCTGACTGTCCGTTACGAAAACGAAGACCGCGAAACCTGCTGCGCCGGCTGTCAGGCGGTCGCACAAAGCATTATTGACGCGGGCTTGGGCAGTTATTACAAACAACGCACCGCCGACGCGCAAAAAACCGAGCTGCCGCCCCAAGAAATCCTCGACCAAATCCGCCTGTACGACCTGCCCGAAGTCCAGTCCGACTTTGTGGAAACCCACGGCGGCACGCGCGAGGCGGTTTTAATGCTCGGCGGCATCACCTGCGCCGCCTGCGTCTGGCTGATCGAACAGCAGCTTTTGCGTACAGACGGCATCGTCCGCATCGACCTCAATTACAGCACGCACCGCTGCCGCGTCGTCTGGGACGACGGCAAAATCCGCCTTTCCGACATTCTGTTGAAAATCAGGCAGATAGGCTACACCGCCGCACCCTATGACGCGCAAAAAATCGAAGCCGCCAACCAAAAAGAACGCAAACAATACATCGTCCGCCTCGCCGTTGCCGGGCTGGGGATGATGCAGACGATGATGTTCGCGCTGCCGACCTACCTTTACGGCAGCGACATCGAACCCGATTTCCTGCAAATCCTCCATTGGGGCGGCTTTTTAATGGTGCTGCCCGTCGTATTCTATTGCGCCGTCCCGTTTTATCAAGGCGCGCTGCGCGACTTGAAAAACCGCCGCGTCGGCATGGATACGCCGATTACCGTCGCCATCATCATGACCTTTATCGCCGGCGTTTACAGCCTTGCGACAAATGCGGGGCAGGGGATGTATTTCGAATCCATCGCGATGCTGCTGTTTTTCCTGCTGGGCGGACGCTTTATGGAACACATTGCCCGCCGTAAGGCAGGCGATGCCGCCGAGAGGCTGGTGAAGCTGATTCCTGCGTTTTGCCATCATATGCCCGATTACCCCGATACGCAGGAAACCTGCGAGGCAGCTGTCGTCAAATTGAAGGCGGGCGATATCGTGCTGGTCAAACCGGGCGAAACCATCCCCGTTGACGGCACGGTGCTGGAAGGAAGCAGTGCCGTCAACGAATCTATGCTGACCGGCGAGAGCCTGCCCGTCGCCAAAATGCCGTCTGAAAAAGTAACCGCCGGCACACTCAACACGCAAAGCCCCCTGATTATACGCACCGACCGCACCGGCGGTGGCACGCGACTGTCGCACATCGTCCGCCTGCTCGACCGCGCCTTAGCGCAAAAACCGCGCACTGCCGAGTTGGCGGAACAATACGCCTCGTCTTTCATATTCGGCGAACTCCTGCTTGCCGTCCCCGTCTTCATCGGCTGGACGCTGTACGCCGACGCGCACACCGCATTGTGGATTACCGTCGCCCTGCTGGTCATTACCTGCCCCTGCGCCTTATCGCTTGCCACGCCGACCGCGCTGGCAGCTTCTACCGGTACGCTGGCGCGTGAAGGTATTTTAATCGGCGGTAAGCAAACCCTGGAAACGCTCGCCCAAACCACCGACATTATTTTCGACAAAACCGGCACGCTGACCCAAGGCAATCCCGCCGTCCGCCGTATCTCATTGTTGAGAGGCACAGACGAAGCCTTTGTTCTCGCGGTGGCGCAGGCTTTAGAACAACAGTCCGAACATCCCCTTGCCCGCGCCATCCTCAAACACCGTGTTTCAGACGGCAGCGTCCCCGACATTGCTATTAAACAACGCCTCAACCGCATCGGCGAAGGCGTGGGCGCGCAACTGACCGTCAACGGCGAAACACAGGTTTGGGCATTGGGCAGGGCATCCTATGTCGCCGAAATTTCAGGTAAAGAACCGCAAACAGAAGGCGGCGGCAGCGCGGTTTACCTCGGCAGTCAAAGCGGTTTCCAAGCCGTGTTCTACCTGACCGACCCCTTGAAAGACAGCGCGGCGGAGGCGGTGTGGCAGTTGGCAGGCAAAAACCTGACCCTGCACATCCTCAGCGGCGACCGCGAAACCGCCGTTGCCGAAACCGCCCGCGCCCTGGGTATCACGCACTACCGCGCCCAAGCCATGCCCGAGGACAAACTGGAATACGTCAAAGCCTTGCAAAAAGAAGGGAAAAAAGTACTGATGATAGGCGACGGCATCAACGACGCGCCCGTTTTGGCGCAGGCAGACGTATCCGCCGCCGCAGCGGGCGGGACGGATATTGCGAGGGACGGCGCGGACATTGTGTTATTGAACGAAGATTTGCGTACCGTCGCCCACCTGCTCGATCAGGCGCGGCGCACCCGGCAGATTATCCGGCAAAACCTGATATGGGCGGGCGCGTACAATATCATTGCCGTACCGCTTGCCGTTTTGGGCTATGTCCAACCGTGGATAGCCGCACTGGGTATGAGTTTCAGTTCGCTGGCGGTTTTGGGCAATGCCTTGCGCCTTCACAAACGGGGGAAAATGCCGTCTGAAAAAATGCCGTCCGAACAATGA
- a CDS encoding ferredoxin--NADP reductase → MAAFNTQKVLSVHHWTDAYFTFTCTRDESLRFENGQFVMVGLMVDGKPLMRAYSVASANWEEHLEFFSIKVQDGPLTSRLQHLKVGDDVLISKKPTGTLVAGDLNPGKHLYLLSTGTGIAPFLSITKDPEIYEQFEKIILVHGVRYKKDLAYYDRFTKELPEHEYLGDLVKEKLIYYPIVSREEFEHHGRLTDLMVSGKLFEDIGLPKINPQDDRAMLCGSPAMLKDTCKVLDDFGLTVSPKTGVRGDYLIERAFVDQ, encoded by the coding sequence ATGGCAGCATTCAATACCCAAAAAGTATTGTCCGTACACCACTGGACAGACGCATATTTTACCTTTACCTGCACCCGCGACGAATCGTTGCGCTTTGAAAACGGACAGTTCGTTATGGTCGGATTGATGGTGGACGGCAAGCCGCTGATGCGCGCATACAGCGTCGCCTCCGCCAACTGGGAAGAACACCTCGAATTTTTCAGCATTAAAGTCCAAGACGGTCCGCTGACCAGCCGCCTGCAACACCTCAAAGTCGGCGACGACGTGTTAATCAGCAAAAAACCGACCGGAACCCTGGTTGCCGGCGACCTGAATCCGGGCAAACACCTTTACTTGTTGAGCACCGGTACCGGCATCGCTCCTTTCTTGAGCATCACCAAAGACCCCGAAATTTACGAGCAATTTGAAAAAATCATCCTCGTACACGGCGTGCGCTACAAAAAAGATTTGGCGTACTACGACCGCTTTACCAAAGAATTGCCCGAACACGAATACCTCGGTGACTTGGTTAAAGAAAAACTGATTTACTACCCGATTGTTTCCCGAGAAGAATTCGAACACCACGGCCGCCTAACCGACCTGATGGTGAGCGGCAAACTGTTTGAAGACATCGGCCTGCCCAAAATCAACCCGCAAGACGACCGCGCGATGCTGTGCGGCAGCCCCGCGATGCTGAAAGACACCTGCAAAGTTTTGGACGATTTCGGTCTGACCGTCTCCCCGAAAACAGGCGTGCGCGGCGACTACCTGATTGAGCGTGCGTTTGTAGATCAATAA
- the thrC gene encoding threonine synthase: protein MKYISTRGETAHKPFSEVLLMGLAPDGGLMLPEHYPQIGRETLDKWRGLSYPELAFEIMRLFVTDIPEDDLRDILNRTYTEAAFGTKEITPVRTLSDGIKIQALSNGPTLAFKDMAMQFLGNAFEYVLNKEGKKLNILGATSGDTGSAAEYALRGKKGVNVFMLSPDGKMSAFQRAQMYSLQDENIHNIAVKGMFDDCQDIVKAVQNDAAFKEKYHIGTVNSINWGRIVAQVVYYFAGYFKATQSNDEQVSFCVPSGNFGNVCAGHIAKQMGLPIRRLIVATNENDVLDEFFKTGAYRPRNSAHTYVTSSPSMDISKASNFERFVFDLMDRDPQEINTLWAEVAAGKGFDLRFALEKVGGKYGFTSGKSTHPDRLATIRQVYEQDQELIDPHTADGVKVAREVREEGETVVCLETALAAKFDATIREAVGDVAIPRPAALEGLENLPQRVQTVPNSADAVKGIIEQTLA from the coding sequence ATGAAATACATCAGCACGCGCGGCGAAACCGCACACAAACCGTTCAGCGAAGTTTTATTGATGGGGCTTGCCCCCGACGGCGGCCTGATGCTGCCGGAACATTATCCGCAAATCGGGCGCGAAACCTTGGACAAATGGCGCGGTTTGTCTTATCCCGAATTGGCGTTTGAAATCATGCGCCTGTTTGTTACGGATATTCCGGAAGACGATTTGCGCGACATTCTGAACCGTACTTACACGGAAGCGGCGTTCGGTACTAAGGAAATCACCCCCGTCCGCACGCTTTCAGACGGCATCAAAATCCAAGCCTTATCCAACGGCCCCACTTTGGCATTCAAAGACATGGCGATGCAGTTTTTGGGCAATGCGTTTGAATATGTTTTAAACAAAGAAGGCAAAAAACTCAATATCTTGGGCGCAACCAGCGGCGATACGGGTTCGGCTGCGGAATATGCCTTGCGCGGCAAAAAAGGCGTGAACGTATTTATGTTGTCGCCCGACGGTAAAATGAGCGCGTTCCAACGCGCGCAAATGTACAGCCTGCAAGACGAGAATATCCACAATATCGCCGTGAAGGGAATGTTTGACGACTGTCAGGACATTGTGAAGGCGGTGCAAAACGATGCCGCGTTCAAGGAAAAATACCATATCGGTACGGTCAATTCGATCAACTGGGGACGCATCGTCGCGCAAGTGGTTTATTACTTTGCAGGCTATTTCAAAGCGACGCAAAGCAATGACGAGCAAGTCAGCTTCTGCGTGCCGAGCGGCAACTTCGGCAACGTTTGCGCGGGACACATCGCCAAACAGATGGGTTTGCCTATCCGCCGCCTGATTGTCGCGACCAATGAAAACGATGTGTTGGACGAGTTTTTCAAAACCGGTGCATACCGCCCGCGCAACAGCGCGCATACTTATGTTACCTCCAGCCCGTCGATGGACATTTCCAAAGCGTCCAACTTCGAGCGTTTCGTGTTCGACCTGATGGATCGCGATCCTCAGGAAATCAATACGCTGTGGGCGGAAGTAGCGGCGGGCAAAGGCTTTGACCTGCGGTTTGCTTTAGAAAAAGTCGGTGGCAAATACGGTTTTACCTCCGGCAAATCCACCCACCCCGACCGCCTCGCCACCATCAGACAGGTTTATGAGCAAGACCAAGAACTCATCGACCCGCACACTGCCGACGGCGTAAAAGTCGCCCGCGAAGTGCGCGAAGAAGGTGAAACGGTGGTTTGTTTGGAAACCGCGTTGGCGGCGAAATTCGATGCGACCATACGCGAAGCCGTCGGCGATGTCGCCATTCCGCGCCCTGCCGCGCTGGAAGGTTTGGAAAACCTGCCGCAACGCGTGCAAACCGTGCCGAACAGTGCGGATGCGGTAAAAGGCATCATCGAACAAACCCTTGCCTGA
- a CDS encoding DUF3360 family protein — translation MEKHNGTYRDLHRPASEFATRDEYLEHELQIMQPKRWRPNLPFRDYRFEWEDLIPAMAGTIGKVVMVGAVAAAFAAPLGLPDSFVLENVRYELLIAAAFILLVSGFFLPGANLPGTHGPLIPMIPIVVSAGGHPLAFGISIAVLGLLMALFRGGSIMAKLTSNGVCGGLLLYLGFIGTTGQVKKLFSWAGGFNMPYIAFTVIIVTIVMYALLEHWKKRWLAVPLGCLIAGVAAFALGAPFEFHTAPGLPPMSPAYWWGENSGWHLGLPTAESFLVVFPFAVLAVAMWSPDFLGHQVFQKISYPEKTDKVLMNIDDTMTSCSVRQAVGSILGGANFTSSWGTYIVPASIAKRPIPGGAVLTAVLCIIAGLWGYPMDLAIWQPVLSVALVVGVYLPLLEAGMEMTRKGKTTQSAATVVFSSALVNPVFGWALTMLLDNLGLIGCKERSAQLGFTGRVLIPVVGFLILCVAMGAVGMLPGIPPFLEHFKSLG, via the coding sequence ATGGAAAAACATAATGGGACTTATCGGGATTTGCACCGTCCAGCTTCGGAATTTGCGACGCGGGACGAATATTTGGAACATGAATTGCAGATTATGCAACCAAAACGCTGGCGGCCCAACCTGCCCTTTCGCGATTACCGCTTCGAGTGGGAGGATTTGATTCCTGCGATGGCGGGAACGATTGGAAAAGTGGTGATGGTGGGGGCGGTGGCGGCGGCGTTTGCCGCACCTTTGGGGCTGCCTGACAGCTTTGTACTGGAAAATGTGCGCTATGAGCTTTTAATCGCCGCCGCGTTTATCTTATTGGTATCGGGCTTTTTTCTGCCCGGCGCCAACCTGCCCGGTACGCACGGGCCGCTGATTCCGATGATTCCCATCGTTGTGTCGGCAGGCGGGCATCCTTTGGCGTTCGGCATTTCGATTGCGGTTTTAGGTCTGCTGATGGCTTTATTTCGCGGCGGCAGTATTATGGCGAAGCTGACAAGCAACGGCGTATGCGGCGGATTATTACTCTATTTGGGCTTTATCGGCACGACGGGGCAGGTAAAAAAATTGTTTTCGTGGGCAGGCGGTTTTAATATGCCCTACATCGCTTTTACCGTCATTATTGTAACGATTGTGATGTACGCTTTGTTGGAGCATTGGAAAAAACGCTGGTTAGCCGTGCCTTTGGGATGCTTGATTGCCGGTGTGGCGGCATTTGCATTGGGTGCGCCGTTTGAGTTTCACACCGCCCCCGGCCTGCCTCCAATGAGTCCTGCTTATTGGTGGGGTGAAAACAGCGGCTGGCATCTGGGGTTGCCGACGGCAGAAAGTTTTTTGGTTGTCTTTCCATTTGCGGTATTGGCTGTTGCAATGTGGTCGCCCGATTTTTTAGGACATCAAGTGTTCCAAAAAATCAGCTATCCGGAAAAAACCGATAAGGTATTGATGAATATAGACGACACCATGACAAGTTGTTCTGTCCGTCAAGCAGTGGGTTCTATTTTAGGGGGTGCAAATTTTACCTCTTCTTGGGGAACTTATATCGTACCGGCATCGATTGCCAAACGCCCCATTCCGGGCGGTGCGGTTTTAACGGCGGTTTTATGTATTATCGCCGGGTTGTGGGGCTATCCGATGGACTTGGCGATTTGGCAGCCGGTATTGAGCGTAGCCTTGGTCGTAGGCGTATACTTACCGCTTTTGGAAGCGGGCATGGAAATGACGCGCAAAGGCAAAACCACCCAATCCGCCGCCACCGTGGTGTTCTCTTCCGCCTTGGTCAATCCGGTTTTCGGCTGGGCGTTGACGATGCTGTTGGATAATTTGGGCTTAATCGGCTGCAAAGAGCGCAGCGCGCAATTAGGTTTCACCGGACGCGTATTGATACCCGTAGTAGGTTTCTTGATCTTGTGTGTGGCGATGGGTGCGGTCGGGATGCTGCCCGGTATCCCGCCGTTTTTGGAGCACTTCAAATCTTTGGGCTAG